DNA from Synergistes jonesii:
GCGACGCGGCACGCCGAGATCATGGACCTTTCAGCCTTCGACGCGAAGCCGGGACAGCCTCTCGCCGAGGCGCTCGGCCTCGACGACGTCATCCTGGAGATAGACAACAAGTCGATGACGAACCGCCCCGACCTCTGGGGGCACTACGGCATGGCGCGCGAGCTGGCGGCCATCTATAACCGCGAGCTGAAGCCGATTGAAAAGATGCCGTTGCCCGACACGGACGGCGGGCTCGATGTCGTCATCGAAGCGCCGGAGCGCTGCCCGCGCTACTGCGCCCTCGTGATAAAGAACATCAAAAACGTCCCGTCTCCCTTCGAGCTTCAGAGTATGCTCTGGCGCGTCGGCTCGCGCCCGATAAACCTGCCGGTCGACATAACGAACTATCTGATGTTCGCGACGGGCGTGCCTACGCACGCCTTCGACAGGCAGCACGTCGGCGCGGCGATACGCGTGCGCTGCGCCAGGAGCGGTGAAAAGCTCGAACTGCTCGACGGCACGATGCTCGATCTAACGCCGCAGGATCTGGTCATAGCGAACGAGACGAAGCCGATGGCGTTGGCGGGCATCATGGGCGGCAAGCTCGATTCTATACTGCCCGAAACCACCGACATAATACTCGAAATCGCTAACTTCGAAGCGCTCGGCATCAGAAAGTCTTCGCAGCGCCTTGACGTGCGCACGGAGGGCTCGGCGAGGTGGGAAAAGGGCATAGACCCGCAGCGCGCCGACGACGCGGTCGCGATGGCGGTCAGCATGATAAAGGAAGCTTTCCCGGATTCGCAGATCGCCGGATACGTGGACAAATACCCGTTGCCGCTTGAGAACGCCAGGGTGAGCGTCGGCCTCGACTTCCTGAGAAGGCGCCTCGGCCGGGAACTCACAGCCGGAGAGGTGACGGGCATCCTTTCGCGCCTCGGCTTCGCCGTCGAGGTCGGCGGCGGCGAGCTGCTCGTAACGGCGCCGGCCTGGCGCTCTACCGGCGACATATCGCTGCCCGACGACATATTAGAAGAAGTCGCGCGCCTGACGGGCTATGAAAACTTCGACTTCACGCCGCCGACGGTGCTGCTCGAAAAGGCCGTGAACCAGAAGGAGGTCAGACTGGAGCGCTCGCTGCGCGAATATCTCGCCTTCCGCTGCAACATGCAGGAAATTTTCACTTATCCGTGGGTAAACGACGAATTCGTCAGGGCCGCCGGAGTGCGCGAAGAGGATATGCTTGCGCTTTCGACTCCGCCTGCGCCGGAGGAGGCGCATCTGCGTTCGAGCCTCGTGCCGGGGATCATGAAGGCGGTATCGGACAACCTCCGCTACTTCACGGACTTCAGAATCTTCGAGCTGACGGAGGTATTTTTCGACAGGAACTACCGCAGCGCGAGCAGGTCGAGCGAGGACGAGCTCCTGCCCGAAATGGCGCGCCATCTCGCCGGAGCCTTCGTCGGCTCCGACGCGAGGGGGCTTTACCGCGCAGCGAAGGGCGTTCTCGCCTATATGCACCGCGCCGCCCAGATGGAGCCGCTCTCCTTCGCGCAGGTAGAGAAGCCCGCTTGGGGCGATGAAAGGCTGTGGGTGAACGTGACCTGCGGCCGCGAAGTGATAGGGGACCTGGCGCTCCTCTCGCCGAAAAGCGCGAAGGCGGCCGGCGTCAAGCGCAGCCTCGCGGTAATATTCGAGATAGACGTAGAGAAGCTTTCGGCGCTTCCCTCGCGCCAGAACGCCTTCGTGCACCTGCCTGAATATCCGCTGTCGGATTTCGACCTTTCGATAATCTTCGACGAAACCGTCAAATGGGCCGACGTCGAAGCGATAGCGAGAAAGGCCGACTTGGTGAAAGACGTGAAGTTCCTCGACGAATACCGCGGCAGACAGGTAGGCTGCGGCAAAAAGTCCGTCTCCTTCAGGGTATGGGTCGGCTCCGACAAGGGCACCTTGACCTCTGAGCAGATAGAGACCGTCTCGAAGCAGCTCGTCAAGAAGATAGGCAGGAAATTTGGCGGCGACGTACGCGGAGCATGATTCTTAAACGCAGCTTTGCTGCGAGCCATATAAAAACACTTTCGGAGGTGCGCGGATATGATCGAACAGTTTGAGAAAGTCAACGAGGCCCTTGACCGTCTGGAAAAGATTCTCACGGACATGAGAGCTGAAAAAGAGGCCCTTGTGCGCAAGGTGCAGGAGCTGAACGGCATAATAGAAGACCGGGACCTTGAGATTCTGCAGCTGCAGGAAGAGGTGGAAAAGAGCGTCGCGTCCAACAGGGCCGAAAAGGAAGAGATCAGCGGCTGCCTCGAGGGGCTTCTCGGCCGCATGTACAAGCTGACGTCCGAAGAGCATCCGTCGGACGCGCCGGATGCGCAACAGAATCAATAAACAGTGAGCGCCGGGGCAATGGACGAAGCGCGCGAGATCAGGTCGCTCGGAGACGGCAGATATACATTCTGGATCGGCCGCGGGAGGTACACGCTCTCCACAAAGATAGATTCCGCGCGCTTCATCCGCATCGTTGAAGACGCGGGCGCGCTCGTGGAGGCGTTCCCGCAGAATCTGGGACAGGACGAGCGCCTCGTCCTCGCGCTGCTGGCGCTGGAAAACAGGGTCGAAGAGCTGAACGACAAAATAGATGCTCTCACCGAAAAGTTCGGCGCCGGCGGGGACGGACGGTAGT
Protein-coding regions in this window:
- the pheT gene encoding phenylalanine--tRNA ligase subunit beta — protein: MKLSLNWIKKYVDLPAGLTMEKLSYDLTMSTVEVEEATDLAESLSGLVVGRILTVEPHPDADKLRVCTVDTGDPAPSVIVCGGVNLAPAQLVAVAKPGAIVKWHGEGEPVEIKPAKLRGVMSFGMICASDEIGLGELFPATRHAEIMDLSAFDAKPGQPLAEALGLDDVILEIDNKSMTNRPDLWGHYGMARELAAIYNRELKPIEKMPLPDTDGGLDVVIEAPERCPRYCALVIKNIKNVPSPFELQSMLWRVGSRPINLPVDITNYLMFATGVPTHAFDRQHVGAAIRVRCARSGEKLELLDGTMLDLTPQDLVIANETKPMALAGIMGGKLDSILPETTDIILEIANFEALGIRKSSQRLDVRTEGSARWEKGIDPQRADDAVAMAVSMIKEAFPDSQIAGYVDKYPLPLENARVSVGLDFLRRRLGRELTAGEVTGILSRLGFAVEVGGGELLVTAPAWRSTGDISLPDDILEEVARLTGYENFDFTPPTVLLEKAVNQKEVRLERSLREYLAFRCNMQEIFTYPWVNDEFVRAAGVREEDMLALSTPPAPEEAHLRSSLVPGIMKAVSDNLRYFTDFRIFELTEVFFDRNYRSASRSSEDELLPEMARHLAGAFVGSDARGLYRAAKGVLAYMHRAAQMEPLSFAQVEKPAWGDERLWVNVTCGREVIGDLALLSPKSAKAAGVKRSLAVIFEIDVEKLSALPSRQNAFVHLPEYPLSDFDLSIIFDETVKWADVEAIARKADLVKDVKFLDEYRGRQVGCGKKSVSFRVWVGSDKGTLTSEQIETVSKQLVKKIGRKFGGDVRGA